A genomic stretch from Telmatocola sphagniphila includes:
- a CDS encoding ATP-binding protein: MKYRHPANRLPAEVDELLVDRLNSDMHSTELLSLFRDLETANLDRSLRLLVRFFLAEEAGILSLQPIGTTLMCQRAMGSEAKLPSPEELKAVCLEAPTVEPQTLPNHKNWRGITQIVAGESRVLIWLQRNLDWTPEQEQHFQLAVMYIGRSHEVREKLSLSRESARLDQRLSDAAHFSGRIAHDFDNILTGVTGFAELSLSMVSAESQLGEFLREILTAGNRGLVFTQQLHHLSRSGIVKPVPTCPKDVLNKQKAKHPDIVLDVEKASLEVALEASSLQLVLSSLIDNAVEASPKPGTVTVKSRLIELSLAEHADFLGSPVPGPYVEFTITDEGPGIREDILPRLFHEPFVTTKPRHRGLGLPICYRILRVHRAGIRLDSQPSRGTTARVVVPLAAGRKRNTSAVNREVAHTTGG, encoded by the coding sequence GTGAAATATCGCCACCCCGCAAACCGATTGCCCGCGGAAGTGGATGAGCTTTTAGTGGATCGGTTGAACAGCGACATGCATTCAACGGAATTATTATCGCTTTTTCGAGATTTGGAAACCGCCAATCTCGATCGTTCGCTGAGACTGCTAGTTCGTTTTTTCCTGGCGGAAGAGGCCGGAATCTTGAGCTTACAGCCGATTGGCACAACTCTGATGTGTCAACGGGCCATGGGTTCGGAAGCGAAGCTTCCTTCTCCCGAGGAACTCAAAGCGGTCTGTCTCGAAGCGCCGACGGTTGAACCGCAGACTTTGCCGAATCACAAAAATTGGCGGGGTATTACACAGATTGTGGCAGGTGAGAGCCGAGTTCTGATCTGGCTCCAGCGGAATCTGGACTGGACGCCAGAACAAGAGCAGCACTTTCAACTGGCGGTTATGTATATTGGCCGTTCGCATGAAGTGCGGGAAAAGCTATCGCTGAGCCGGGAATCGGCCCGGTTGGATCAAAGGTTGAGTGACGCCGCCCATTTTTCGGGCCGCATCGCTCACGATTTCGACAACATATTGACGGGGGTGACCGGCTTTGCCGAGCTCTCGTTGAGTATGGTGTCCGCGGAGTCGCAATTAGGCGAATTCCTGCGGGAGATTCTCACGGCGGGGAATCGAGGCCTGGTTTTCACCCAGCAACTGCACCATTTGAGTCGCAGTGGGATCGTCAAACCGGTGCCGACCTGCCCGAAGGATGTATTGAACAAACAGAAAGCGAAACACCCCGATATCGTCCTGGATGTCGAGAAAGCTTCGCTGGAAGTGGCCCTGGAAGCCAGTTCCCTTCAACTGGTACTGAGTTCGCTGATCGATAACGCCGTCGAGGCTTCCCCCAAGCCTGGCACGGTTACCGTGAAATCCCGTTTGATTGAGCTTTCCCTGGCCGAACATGCCGATTTTCTCGGCTCCCCAGTGCCAGGCCCCTACGTCGAGTTTACTATCACGGATGAAGGCCCCGGTATTCGGGAAGATATTTTACCTCGTCTCTTCCACGAGCCGTTTGTAACAACCAAACCCCGACACCGGGGGTTGGGGTTGCCCATTTGTTACAGGATTTTAAGGGTCCACCGCGCGGGTATCCGCCTGGACTCACAGCCCAGCCGAGGCACGACGGCCCGAGTGGTCGTGCCGCTTGCTGCCGGACGGAAGCGCAACACGTCGGCGGTAAACCGTGAAGTAGCGCACACCACTGGAGGTTAA
- the argC gene encoding N-acetyl-gamma-glutamyl-phosphate reductase encodes MTKVAILGGSGYTALELMKIFLRHPEVQIEAITSRDKEFPHIADVHPSLAKRLDIRCEVFDARKLKDRGVDCVFGCLPHGASAESIKQILPLGMRVVDLSADYRLRSTAEFQKYYGEPHHDIANLADAVYGFPEVYGDKITAAKLIANPGCYPQTGIIGLLPLVAAKEVDLKNIIIDSKSGVSGAGRTPKLNTHFPECNENFSAYNVGKHRHTPEIEQTLGDVAGETVEVIFTPHLVPMDRGMLSTIYAVPKRSFTEPELYEMYRAYYASNPFVRIREALPTTKDVTFSNYLDIALRVVRGKIVILVCIDNLVRGASGVAVQNFNRMFGYVETTALI; translated from the coding sequence ATGACCAAGGTTGCGATTCTCGGGGGCTCCGGTTACACGGCCCTGGAGTTGATGAAGATATTTCTTCGCCATCCAGAGGTTCAGATCGAAGCGATCACCAGTCGGGATAAAGAGTTCCCGCACATAGCTGACGTGCACCCCAGCCTGGCCAAAAGGCTCGACATCCGCTGCGAGGTGTTTGATGCCCGCAAATTGAAAGATCGGGGAGTCGATTGCGTTTTTGGCTGTCTGCCACACGGGGCCAGTGCGGAGTCGATCAAGCAAATATTGCCTTTAGGAATGCGCGTCGTCGATCTCTCGGCCGACTACCGGTTGCGCTCGACCGCAGAATTTCAGAAGTATTACGGGGAACCGCATCACGACATCGCGAATCTGGCAGACGCTGTCTATGGTTTCCCGGAAGTATACGGCGACAAGATCACCGCCGCGAAGTTGATCGCCAATCCGGGCTGTTACCCGCAGACCGGCATCATTGGCTTACTGCCTCTGGTGGCCGCCAAAGAAGTCGATTTAAAGAATATCATCATCGATTCGAAATCCGGGGTAAGCGGGGCCGGGCGGACTCCCAAGCTCAATACACACTTCCCGGAATGCAATGAAAACTTCAGTGCTTATAACGTCGGCAAACATCGCCATACACCGGAGATCGAACAGACTTTGGGGGATGTGGCCGGGGAGACGGTTGAAGTGATTTTCACGCCGCACCTGGTGCCGATGGATCGGGGTATGTTGAGCACGATTTATGCGGTTCCCAAACGGAGCTTCACGGAACCCGAACTCTATGAAATGTACCGGGCCTATTATGCGAGCAATCCCTTCGTCAGAATTCGAGAAGCTTTGCCCACCACCAAGGATGTGACCTTCAGCAACTATCTGGATATTGCACTCCGGGTAGTCCGGGGTAAGATTGTGATTCTGGTTTGTATCGATAACCTGGTGCGCGGGGCGAGCGGTGTGGCCGTGCAGAACTTCAATCGAATGTTTGGTTACGTGGAAACAACCGCTCTCATATAA
- a CDS encoding NfeD family protein encodes MLWKIGALARVGLLLAIIAGATSFGVSRLQAQDIAKESLFITVPNPITGTAVEQIKSSLEKIRTQPNTRLDTVVFDFNPEEKEAYSNSYGVCYELANYIRDLGLNGTRTVAFLQNKTTGHTVLPAIACTELVMSDNASIGQVIDSKAGMLQKEQLDYYLQVGRKEFEGLIQKMLDKNTEVVRGTRNQATIFFDGRKKNDPAYANVFNVQPVAEMNPGSVELYTANRARTYGLCTVSLPNRAQVAEWYGVNLRGDFNPNRPAKACKIDVAGAIDTAFRDKLHRQLMEAVRRKENTIFLIMNSDGGGDAKIAYEVAEELSNLMDSEKLPIRTVAYIPQRAPDLVSVLALACSEIVMFKGSQPENEAILGDFENYLNNPNVVDGGAADFLKKNLPVLLKARGLPEILAAGLLNKDLEIYRVKNQKTGARTLMSKPEFDQKNADAKDWIREGTLKQPGNYLKLNATQAKELRLATHLVENRDFKDVMGKYGFEDVRDAQPHWLDNLAAVLRRTEVSALLILIGIAGLILELKVPGLTIPGIVSAICFLLFFWAQSHYGGQILYLAIALFMLGIVLIGIEIFLFPSGVLGVSGVILIVGGLGLATIDHIPQTNEEWVEFGGTLSAFGGSMIGSIFVVMLVGRFLPKLPFANRMVLVPPSDKTDADADLAQLPGVEQAVALLGAVGVATSTLRPAGLAKLNDHYVDVVTEGDFIDVGTPVQVIEVEGTRIVVRRVG; translated from the coding sequence ATGCTCTGGAAAATCGGTGCTTTGGCCCGGGTAGGCCTATTACTAGCAATTATCGCCGGCGCGACCTCCTTCGGAGTATCGCGGCTCCAGGCTCAGGATATAGCTAAAGAATCGCTTTTCATTACCGTGCCCAATCCGATCACCGGGACTGCGGTCGAGCAGATCAAATCCTCGCTAGAAAAGATCCGGACGCAACCGAATACTCGCCTCGACACCGTCGTTTTCGACTTCAACCCGGAAGAGAAAGAGGCCTACTCCAACTCCTACGGCGTGTGCTACGAACTGGCGAACTACATCCGCGATCTGGGCCTGAACGGGACTCGAACAGTCGCTTTCCTCCAGAATAAAACAACTGGCCATACGGTTCTCCCGGCCATTGCCTGTACCGAACTGGTCATGTCCGACAACGCTTCCATCGGCCAGGTGATCGATTCCAAAGCGGGAATGCTTCAAAAAGAACAGCTTGACTACTATCTACAGGTGGGACGGAAAGAATTCGAAGGTCTGATTCAGAAGATGCTCGACAAGAACACGGAAGTCGTCCGGGGCACCCGCAATCAAGCCACGATTTTCTTCGACGGCCGAAAGAAAAATGACCCGGCATATGCAAATGTCTTTAACGTACAACCCGTCGCTGAGATGAATCCCGGCTCCGTCGAACTCTACACCGCCAACCGGGCCAGAACCTACGGCCTATGCACCGTTTCGCTCCCTAATAGAGCGCAAGTCGCCGAATGGTACGGCGTCAACCTTCGCGGTGACTTTAATCCCAACCGGCCAGCCAAAGCCTGTAAAATCGATGTGGCCGGGGCCATCGATACGGCTTTCCGGGACAAATTGCACCGCCAGCTTATGGAAGCGGTCCGCCGTAAGGAAAACACGATATTCCTGATCATGAATTCCGATGGCGGCGGCGATGCCAAGATCGCCTATGAAGTCGCCGAGGAACTCTCGAATCTCATGGATTCCGAGAAGCTGCCGATTCGGACGGTGGCCTATATTCCCCAGCGGGCACCCGATCTGGTCAGTGTTCTGGCTCTGGCTTGCTCGGAAATCGTCATGTTCAAAGGCAGTCAGCCGGAGAATGAAGCGATTTTGGGAGATTTTGAGAACTATCTGAATAATCCCAATGTGGTAGATGGCGGAGCCGCCGACTTTCTGAAGAAAAACCTCCCTGTCTTGTTGAAGGCCCGTGGACTGCCGGAAATTCTGGCGGCGGGACTTTTGAACAAAGATCTCGAAATCTATCGGGTCAAGAACCAGAAAACGGGAGCCCGAACCTTGATGTCCAAGCCGGAATTCGACCAGAAGAATGCCGATGCCAAGGACTGGATTCGCGAAGGGACTTTGAAACAGCCGGGCAATTATCTGAAGCTAAATGCCACCCAGGCCAAAGAACTGCGCTTGGCTACCCACTTGGTAGAGAATCGGGATTTCAAGGATGTGATGGGCAAATATGGCTTTGAAGATGTCCGCGATGCCCAGCCGCACTGGCTGGACAACCTGGCGGCCGTTCTCCGTCGGACCGAGGTTTCGGCATTACTTATTCTAATTGGAATTGCCGGCTTGATTCTGGAATTGAAAGTTCCCGGCTTGACCATTCCCGGAATTGTGTCCGCGATCTGTTTCCTGTTGTTCTTCTGGGCCCAGTCCCACTATGGAGGACAGATTCTCTACCTGGCAATCGCGCTGTTTATGCTGGGTATAGTGCTCATAGGGATAGAAATATTCCTGTTTCCCAGTGGAGTGTTAGGAGTCAGCGGCGTCATACTGATAGTCGGCGGTTTGGGACTCGCTACTATCGACCATATTCCCCAGACTAATGAAGAATGGGTCGAGTTCGGTGGTACTCTCAGCGCTTTCGGCGGTTCAATGATTGGCTCTATTTTCGTGGTAATGCTGGTGGGACGATTCCTGCCAAAGCTGCCATTTGCTAATCGAATGGTATTGGTACCCCCAAGCGATAAAACTGACGCCGATGCCGATCTGGCTCAATTGCCGGGGGTGGAACAAGCGGTGGCTTTGCTCGGTGCGGTCGGTGTGGCGACTTCCACACTCCGTCCGGCGGGACTGGCGAAATTGAACGATCATTACGTCGATGTGGTGACCGAAGGGGACTTCATTGATGTGGGAACTCCGGTACAGGTAATCGAAGTCGAGGGAACCCGCATTGTGGTTCGACGCGTCGGCTGA
- a CDS encoding amidase produces MNIPQTITEARPLLASGEIRPLEILEECLKRIREHEPKISAWVHVFEEDAREFAMAAEVVLNERRKNPKSMRDPSPIAGIPFGIKDIFDVADWPTACGSPRWATSIAREDSWVVNRLRYAGAVLLGKTHTTPYAFLDPAPTRNPWNPNRTPGGSSSGSAAAVAAGMCLGAIGSQTGGSTIRPASFCGISSLKLSGLSYDEDSDEIYWPYLEGALPLARSFDSLGLFGSTLEDVSLIYEAIDKNFNLASRALPRQIRVGRLRGFFETDCYPQITKAIDELCNTLQSDSFQIVEVRVPAHFHEILPAHRGLMLSEAYSYHEERYRKHPEEYPTRIREFLEEGKEQSEDQSYKKIFDDFYNTFFDWSKAGESYFFRPNKCDVILCPATSTLPPGMETTGDNRFQNPWSFLRWPAASLPIAWSSEGLPIAIQLVGPLLSDRALVQFAAQFEKAVGFKRPPLPI; encoded by the coding sequence ATGAACATCCCCCAAACTATTACCGAAGCTCGACCCCTGTTGGCCTCGGGGGAAATACGTCCCCTCGAAATCCTGGAGGAATGCCTGAAGCGAATCCGAGAGCATGAGCCGAAAATTTCCGCCTGGGTACATGTTTTCGAAGAAGATGCCCGGGAGTTCGCCATGGCAGCGGAAGTCGTCCTTAACGAACGGAGGAAAAATCCCAAGTCCATGCGGGATCCCTCCCCGATTGCCGGGATTCCATTCGGTATCAAGGATATTTTCGATGTGGCCGATTGGCCGACGGCGTGTGGTTCACCGCGCTGGGCGACCAGCATCGCACGGGAAGATAGCTGGGTGGTGAACCGACTGCGATATGCGGGCGCAGTGCTTCTGGGTAAAACGCATACTACACCTTACGCTTTTTTGGATCCGGCACCGACACGCAATCCCTGGAATCCGAATCGAACGCCAGGAGGTTCGAGTAGTGGTTCAGCCGCGGCGGTGGCCGCTGGTATGTGTCTGGGAGCCATAGGCAGCCAGACAGGAGGATCGACGATTCGCCCTGCCAGTTTCTGTGGAATTTCATCCCTGAAACTCTCCGGACTGTCGTACGACGAAGATTCCGATGAAATCTATTGGCCGTATTTGGAAGGGGCTCTGCCGCTGGCTCGTTCCTTCGATTCCCTGGGTCTTTTTGGTTCGACTTTGGAAGATGTATCGCTGATCTACGAAGCCATCGATAAAAATTTTAATCTGGCTTCCCGGGCACTTCCCAGGCAAATTCGAGTCGGAAGATTAAGAGGCTTTTTCGAAACCGATTGCTATCCGCAGATTACCAAAGCGATCGACGAATTATGCAATACTTTGCAGTCGGATTCTTTTCAGATTGTCGAAGTGCGCGTACCGGCCCATTTCCACGAAATTCTCCCCGCGCATCGCGGTTTGATGCTTTCGGAGGCTTACTCCTATCATGAGGAGCGCTACCGGAAGCATCCCGAGGAGTATCCGACGCGTATACGAGAATTCCTGGAAGAGGGGAAAGAGCAGTCGGAAGATCAATCGTACAAGAAAATCTTCGATGATTTTTACAATACTTTTTTTGACTGGAGTAAAGCGGGCGAAAGTTACTTCTTCCGACCGAATAAGTGCGATGTGATTCTCTGCCCGGCCACCTCGACTTTGCCGCCCGGAATGGAAACGACGGGCGATAATCGCTTTCAGAACCCCTGGAGCTTTCTTCGCTGGCCGGCCGCTTCGTTACCCATCGCCTGGAGTAGCGAGGGTCTTCCTATAGCGATTCAATTGGTCGGGCCGTTGCTTTCCGATCGGGCCCTAGTTCAGTTTGCCGCCCAGTTCGAAAAAGCGGTCGGATTCAAACGACCGCCGCTGCCGATTTAG
- the floA gene encoding flotillin-like protein FloA (flotillin-like protein involved in membrane lipid rafts), with translation MIIGAVAILIGIFMLIIFFSFVRLWIQSVLTGAKIRFSSLIGMKLRNVDYGMIVRQKIALVQAGVKITTEDLESHFLARGNVPKTATAVIAAHKAGMDLPWRIAAAIDLAGRDVLDAVRTSVNPKVIDCPDPTKGRSFLDAVCRNGIQLRCKARVTVRTKLERLVGGATEETIIARVGEGIVKAIGSADDHKQVLANPNLISQTVLHNSLDAQTAFEIVSIDIADIEVGENIGAKLQTDQAAADLRVAQAEAEKRRAAAVAREQEMSALVQENRAKVVEAEAAVPQAIAAAFRDGRIGIMEYYQMKNLQSDTDMRSSIAGVRNDSNNNR, from the coding sequence TTGATCATCGGCGCCGTGGCCATTCTGATCGGCATCTTCATGCTAATCATTTTCTTCAGCTTCGTCCGCCTCTGGATCCAGAGCGTTCTGACCGGAGCGAAAATTCGTTTCTCCAGTCTAATCGGCATGAAGTTGCGAAACGTGGATTATGGGATGATCGTCCGCCAGAAGATTGCACTTGTGCAGGCGGGTGTGAAAATTACCACCGAAGATCTCGAATCTCACTTCCTCGCACGTGGTAACGTTCCAAAAACGGCGACGGCCGTGATTGCCGCTCACAAAGCGGGTATGGATTTGCCCTGGCGGATCGCGGCTGCCATCGACTTGGCCGGTCGTGACGTGCTGGACGCCGTGCGAACCTCGGTGAATCCCAAGGTTATCGATTGTCCGGATCCGACCAAGGGCCGCAGTTTTTTGGACGCTGTCTGCCGCAACGGGATTCAGCTTCGTTGCAAAGCTCGAGTTACGGTTCGAACCAAGCTCGAACGGCTCGTCGGTGGGGCGACCGAGGAAACGATTATTGCCCGCGTTGGTGAAGGGATCGTTAAAGCGATCGGTTCCGCCGATGATCACAAGCAGGTTCTGGCCAACCCGAACTTGATTTCCCAGACGGTGCTGCACAATTCACTCGACGCCCAGACGGCATTCGAAATCGTCTCCATCGATATCGCGGATATCGAAGTCGGCGAAAATATCGGTGCGAAACTGCAGACCGACCAGGCCGCCGCGGATTTGCGAGTTGCTCAAGCCGAAGCGGAAAAACGCCGTGCGGCTGCTGTGGCGCGTGAGCAGGAAATGTCCGCGCTCGTGCAGGAGAACCGGGCTAAAGTGGTGGAAGCCGAGGCCGCGGTTCCGCAGGCGATTGCCGCGGCATTTCGCGACGGCCGAATCGGTATCATGGAATACTACCAGATGAAAAACCTGCAATCGGACACCGACATGCGTTCCAGCATTGCCGGGGTACGCAACGATTCCAACAACAACCGCTAG
- the kbl gene encoding glycine C-acetyltransferase — translation MSTTKIAEYLKGQLEGLKQQGLYKKERLIQSPQNSAIRVNGKEVINFCANNYLGLANHPDIVAAAKHGLEHYGYGLSSVRFICGTQEIHKELEQKIAKFFGKEDTILYISCFDANGGLFEPLLGEEDAILSDELNHASIIDGVRLCKAKRFRYKHNDMTDLKRCLEEAKSCRFKMIFSDSVFSMDGDLAKLPEICDLADQYDAIVAVDDCHGSGHLGKGGRGAAEELGVLNRIDIITSTLGKTLGGASGGFTTGKAEIVDWLRNRSRPYLFSNSIPPLLVAAGIKTLEVIEKSTDLRDRVQANTKKMRSALEGVGFSIKPGPTPILPVMLGDAALATKMAEKLLEHGIYVIGFSYPVVPHGRARIRMQISAAHTDAQIDQAIAAFTQVGKELGILK, via the coding sequence ATGAGTACCACGAAAATTGCTGAATATCTCAAGGGCCAACTCGAAGGGCTGAAGCAACAGGGTCTTTACAAGAAAGAACGGTTGATTCAGTCCCCTCAGAACTCGGCCATTCGGGTGAATGGCAAAGAAGTTATCAACTTCTGCGCCAACAACTATCTGGGATTGGCCAATCATCCCGATATTGTCGCGGCTGCCAAGCACGGGCTCGAACACTACGGCTACGGGCTTTCCTCGGTACGCTTCATTTGTGGAACTCAGGAGATCCATAAAGAACTGGAACAAAAAATCGCCAAGTTCTTTGGTAAAGAAGACACGATTCTTTACATCTCCTGCTTCGATGCCAACGGTGGACTTTTCGAACCGCTACTGGGGGAAGAAGATGCCATTCTTTCCGACGAACTGAATCACGCCAGCATCATCGATGGCGTACGGCTGTGCAAGGCAAAGCGATTCCGCTACAAGCACAACGACATGACCGATCTCAAACGTTGTCTGGAAGAAGCCAAATCTTGCCGCTTCAAGATGATCTTTTCGGATAGCGTGTTCTCGATGGACGGCGATCTCGCCAAGCTTCCGGAAATCTGCGATCTGGCCGATCAGTACGATGCCATTGTCGCCGTGGACGATTGTCACGGCAGCGGCCATCTCGGTAAGGGAGGCCGTGGGGCTGCGGAAGAGCTAGGCGTTTTGAATCGGATCGACATTATTACCAGTACTTTGGGCAAGACTCTGGGTGGGGCTTCGGGTGGCTTCACCACCGGCAAAGCGGAAATTGTCGACTGGCTTCGAAATCGTTCGAGACCTTACTTGTTCAGCAATTCCATTCCTCCGCTACTAGTCGCGGCCGGGATTAAGACTTTGGAAGTGATCGAAAAATCGACCGATCTTCGAGACCGCGTGCAAGCGAACACCAAAAAGATGCGCTCGGCCTTGGAAGGGGTTGGTTTCTCGATCAAACCCGGACCGACACCCATTCTCCCGGTGATGCTCGGGGATGCGGCTCTGGCGACCAAGATGGCCGAGAAATTACTGGAACATGGTATCTATGTGATCGGCTTCAGCTATCCGGTAGTACCGCACGGGCGGGCGCGGATACGCATGCAGATCTCCGCAGCGCATACCGATGCTCAGATCGATCAGGCCATTGCCGCGTTTACGCAGGTCGGTAAAGAGTTGGGAATTTTGAAGTAG
- a CDS encoding NfeD family protein has product MDNVTLAFVLIACGLLLMMAEMFMPTGGIFFIFSAGCILTGLTLSFLYGETYTGIATLIAVFVLVPAVSAGMIYWFPATAMGDRLQPPTEETSIAHMAGLQELDQYKGRVGKSSSALRPSGVVDFDGNRIDCVSEGMMIEPGQWVRCIDVKSGRVIVRQIDKPATTKFEHPDFE; this is encoded by the coding sequence ATGGATAATGTAACTTTGGCGTTCGTGCTCATCGCCTGCGGCTTGCTGCTGATGATGGCGGAAATGTTCATGCCCACCGGGGGCATTTTCTTCATATTTTCCGCTGGCTGTATCCTCACTGGTCTCACACTCTCGTTTCTCTATGGGGAAACCTATACAGGTATCGCTACGCTGATTGCGGTTTTTGTGCTGGTACCCGCCGTTTCTGCGGGTATGATCTATTGGTTCCCAGCCACGGCCATGGGCGACCGCCTGCAGCCTCCTACCGAAGAGACCAGTATCGCTCATATGGCGGGTCTTCAAGAATTGGATCAATATAAAGGCCGAGTTGGGAAATCCTCCTCCGCTCTCCGGCCTTCCGGGGTTGTCGATTTCGATGGCAATCGAATCGACTGCGTGAGCGAGGGTATGATGATAGAACCCGGACAGTGGGTTCGCTGTATCGATGTGAAATCCGGCCGGGTGATAGTCCGGCAGATTGATAAACCTGCTACGACAAAATTCGAACACCCCGACTTCGAATAA
- a CDS encoding DedA family protein has protein sequence MSELLQQIEDVLKAVMPFNSQGHFVGFDSDGLMQTLAKPEITLFSMIALAIIALLETGLFCFFLPGDSLFVTAGLVAYNSDWSLLKLIPILICASIIGDSSGYWIGRTIGSSLFRGNDSFLFKKKRLEEAHAFFEKYGGRSIIAAKFVPIVRTFVPLAIGMGRMNYWRYLACSSLGAVAWITSMVLLGYSLTPWLDPLMQSILGPEFQVRKHLEKVILLVVFLSVAIPSVIVWLKKKKELKPSIVTESV, from the coding sequence ATGTCCGAGTTGCTGCAACAGATCGAGGATGTTCTGAAGGCGGTGATGCCGTTCAATTCGCAAGGGCATTTTGTCGGCTTCGACAGCGATGGCCTGATGCAGACCCTCGCGAAACCGGAAATCACGCTGTTCTCGATGATTGCTCTCGCAATCATCGCCTTGCTGGAAACCGGGCTTTTCTGCTTTTTTCTTCCCGGCGATTCGCTTTTTGTAACAGCTGGGCTGGTAGCCTATAACAGCGACTGGTCTCTGCTGAAGCTCATTCCCATTCTGATTTGCGCCTCGATCATCGGCGATTCCAGTGGGTACTGGATCGGACGAACGATAGGTTCTTCCCTGTTCCGTGGAAATGACTCGTTCCTGTTCAAGAAAAAGCGACTGGAAGAGGCCCACGCGTTCTTCGAAAAGTACGGCGGCCGTTCCATAATCGCGGCCAAGTTCGTTCCGATCGTCCGGACCTTCGTTCCTCTTGCGATTGGTATGGGCCGAATGAATTACTGGCGCTATCTCGCCTGCAGTAGCCTGGGAGCCGTCGCTTGGATCACCAGTATGGTCCTGTTGGGGTATTCGTTGACTCCCTGGCTCGATCCACTGATGCAGAGCATCTTGGGGCCCGAGTTTCAGGTGCGCAAACACCTTGAAAAGGTGATCCTTCTGGTTGTATTTCTCTCCGTAGCCATTCCCTCGGTGATCGTCTGGCTTAAGAAGAAAAAAGAATTGAAACCATCAATTGTGACGGAAAGTGTATGA
- a CDS encoding response regulator yields MSLNLAEPPINGAVANNGMLDSRPMKAHVSGLGDFLAASEIRLLILDDDPQTCNLMRTMLKDQGFVIDTLSDPSHTEEWLKGQPYHLILMDYVLPGLNPDQVFSWIREYQSDASVIVVTAYPTLESALNCLRARTYDYMTKPFQMEHLRSLVVRCLENKGLLRMTEEALRESLGNVIRDRRKLLKLTLQQMSAKTGVSLGYLSQIELGKNSASIETLYRISLALGLRLADLFESIQPQKKELN; encoded by the coding sequence ATGTCTCTTAATCTGGCCGAGCCACCGATCAATGGCGCTGTCGCCAACAACGGGATGCTCGACTCGAGACCTATGAAGGCTCACGTATCCGGACTCGGCGATTTTCTGGCCGCTTCCGAAATTCGACTGCTCATCCTCGACGACGATCCCCAGACCTGCAATCTGATGCGAACCATGCTGAAAGACCAGGGATTCGTTATCGATACGCTTTCCGATCCCAGCCACACAGAAGAATGGCTCAAGGGTCAACCCTATCATCTCATCCTGATGGACTACGTCCTGCCGGGATTGAATCCGGACCAGGTTTTCTCCTGGATTCGGGAATACCAGTCGGATGCCAGTGTCATCGTTGTCACGGCCTATCCGACACTGGAAAGTGCGCTCAATTGCCTGCGAGCACGCACCTACGACTACATGACCAAGCCGTTCCAGATGGAACACCTGCGAAGTCTCGTCGTCCGCTGCCTGGAAAACAAGGGCTTGCTCCGGATGACCGAAGAAGCTCTTCGGGAATCGCTGGGCAACGTCATCCGCGACCGGCGAAAGCTGCTGAAGCTCACCCTCCAGCAAATGTCCGCCAAAACGGGCGTCTCCCTGGGTTATCTCTCCCAGATCGAACTGGGCAAGAACTCCGCTTCGATCGAAACGCTATATCGCATCAGCCTGGCTTTGGGCCTGCGATTGGCGGATCTTTTCGAATCCATCCAGCCCCAGAAAAAAGAATTGAACTAA
- a CDS encoding diacylglycerol kinase, translating into MPYPKRPRTWWNKFREAVTGMLYGFRHEKSFRFQVPTATACVLLGIYLKLESWEWCAVTLSIGLVLTAEMVNTAIEAVFHGLEEETRSRWNPCLDIAAGAVLVAGIAAITIGIIIFGKHLSNL; encoded by the coding sequence ATGCCATACCCAAAACGACCCCGGACCTGGTGGAATAAATTCCGTGAAGCTGTCACGGGGATGCTTTATGGATTCCGTCACGAAAAAAGCTTTCGGTTTCAGGTGCCCACGGCCACGGCCTGCGTGCTCTTGGGTATTTATCTCAAGCTGGAAAGTTGGGAGTGGTGTGCCGTCACTCTTTCCATTGGTTTGGTCCTGACTGCCGAGATGGTGAATACGGCCATTGAAGCGGTTTTTCATGGGCTCGAAGAGGAAACTCGCTCGCGCTGGAACCCTTGTTTGGATATTGCGGCCGGTGCGGTTCTAGTAGCAGGGATAGCAGCCATCACGATCGGTATAATTATCTTCGGTAAACATCTGTCGAACCTTTGA